Proteins co-encoded in one Gemmatimonadota bacterium genomic window:
- a CDS encoding monovalent cation/H+ antiporter subunit D family protein has protein sequence MSGSTAILVSIALPLLGMPFIALTSRSPNVREAIGLVAAVLTFGTVISLLPSVMDGAQPAAHVIDVMPGLSLAFQVEPLGMIFALIASGLWIVTTIYAIGYMRGHHEENQTRFFVFFAFAISAALGVAFARNMFTLFIFYEILTLSTYPLVTHHRSEEAMRAGRIYMGILMSTSVGFLLLGMVWTWQLTGTLEFAPGGIIAGKASEGIVIVLLGLYAFGTGKAALMPFHRWLPAAMVAPTPVSALLHAVAVVKAGVFTIMKVVIYLFGTDLLSNAGLSEWLTYIAGFTILVGSLVAMTKDNLKARLAYSTISQLSYIVLGASLANDLGVLGGSMHIVTHAFGKITLFFCAGAILVALHKTEISDMKGIGRQMPFTMFAFLIGSLSIIGIPPFAGAWSKWYLVMASIEAHQYVAAGVLLMSSLLNVLYLLPIPIYAFFASETNDHNGLHEAPLACVLPLSFTAVGCLVLYIYPEPVLNLLLMIGGAMP, from the coding sequence GTGAGTGGATCAACCGCCATACTCGTATCCATTGCGTTACCGCTTCTGGGCATGCCCTTTATTGCACTGACCTCGCGCAGCCCCAATGTGCGCGAAGCTATCGGATTGGTTGCGGCTGTATTGACCTTTGGCACTGTAATTTCACTCCTGCCTTCGGTAATGGACGGCGCACAACCCGCCGCGCATGTCATAGACGTAATGCCGGGCCTATCACTGGCATTTCAGGTAGAGCCATTGGGCATGATATTTGCCCTCATCGCATCGGGTTTGTGGATTGTCACTACGATCTATGCTATCGGGTACATGCGCGGGCATCACGAAGAAAATCAGACGCGGTTTTTTGTGTTCTTCGCATTTGCGATCTCGGCTGCTCTGGGCGTGGCTTTTGCCCGCAATATGTTCACTCTCTTCATCTTTTACGAGATATTGACCCTATCGACATATCCACTTGTAACGCACCACCGCAGTGAAGAAGCCATGCGCGCCGGACGCATTTACATGGGCATTTTGATGAGCACATCGGTGGGTTTTCTGTTGCTGGGCATGGTGTGGACCTGGCAACTGACCGGCACGCTGGAATTTGCGCCGGGCGGTATTATAGCCGGCAAAGCGAGCGAAGGCATTGTAATCGTCCTCCTCGGTCTCTATGCCTTTGGAACCGGAAAAGCGGCGTTAATGCCATTCCACCGATGGTTGCCTGCGGCAATGGTCGCACCCACGCCTGTCAGCGCATTGCTACATGCAGTAGCCGTGGTAAAAGCCGGCGTATTTACAATAATGAAAGTGGTGATCTACCTCTTTGGCACAGACCTGCTTTCGAATGCGGGTCTTAGCGAATGGCTGACCTATATCGCTGGCTTCACCATACTGGTGGGATCGTTGGTAGCGATGACAAAGGACAACTTGAAAGCACGACTGGCGTATTCCACAATCAGCCAGTTATCCTACATCGTGCTGGGAGCGTCGCTGGCAAATGACCTGGGTGTGCTGGGCGGCAGCATGCACATCGTAACACATGCCTTTGGCAAAATCACCCTGTTCTTCTGTGCCGGAGCCATCCTGGTAGCTTTGCACAAAACAGAAATCAGCGACATGAAGGGCATTGGACGGCAGATGCCCTTTACGATGTTTGCCTTTTTGATCGGCTCTCTGAGCATTATCGGAATTCCGCCTTTTGCGGGTGCGTGGAGCAAGTGGTATCTGGTTATGGCTTCTATTGAAGCCCATCAATATGTGGCAGCAGGGGTATTGCTGATGAGTTCGCTACTCAACGTCCTCTATTTGTTGCCCATTCCCATCTATGCATTTTTTGCGTCCGAAACCAATGACCACAACGGTCTGCACGAAGCACCGCTTGCGTGCGTACTCCCCTTATCATTTACAGCCGTCGGCTGCCTGGTACTCTATATCTATCCCGAACCTGTTCTGAACCTGTTGCTTATGATCGGAGGGGCCATGCCATGA